CTAAATTTGAAAACTCAAGAATAGTTTTTCTTAGAAAAAATAGCATTCCAGTCAAATTTCAAAACATTATAAAAACTTGCACGCCTTTAAATGGCCTTATTCCAACAGGTGTATTTTGCTCTTTTACCTCGCTTGCTCCTTCTCATCTTGTAGCAAAAAATGGCTCTAAGATCTACGAGCTCTTTAAATTTTATGAGATTTGCGGCATCAAATTTATAGACTTGAAGAAATTTTATGATGATTTTAATCTTAGCTATT
This genomic interval from Campylobacter concisus contains the following:
- a CDS encoding cysteine permease, which encodes MQNILAPNEFLDDYVLGAELAKNAGISSNAYLFWKNVISAKFENSRIVFLRKNSIPVKFQNIIKTCTPLNGLIPTGVFCSFTSLAPSHLVAKNGSKIYELFKFYEICGIKFIDLKKFYDDFNLSYSYRIYIEKCKFFSPAPFEKRIKLTETMCLGYY